The following proteins are co-located in the Sandaracinaceae bacterium genome:
- a CDS encoding chemotaxis protein CheW, whose protein sequence is MRPDTPTRQLCTFQVDDLLFGIPVESVRELMKPQPMTRVPLSGHAVAGLINIRGEIVTALDVRRRLGLAGTETPSMNVVLFVRDELASVLVDKIGDVVEVHDDQFERPPETLRGSVREVIRGAYKLPNRLLLLLDVPRFVEGCC, encoded by the coding sequence ATGCGGCCTGACACCCCCACGCGACAGCTCTGCACCTTCCAGGTCGACGACCTGCTCTTCGGGATCCCCGTGGAGTCGGTGCGAGAGCTGATGAAGCCCCAGCCGATGACCCGCGTGCCGCTCTCGGGCCACGCGGTCGCCGGGTTGATCAACATCCGCGGCGAGATCGTGACCGCGCTGGATGTCCGACGACGCCTCGGCCTCGCCGGCACGGAGACCCCCTCCATGAACGTCGTCCTGTTCGTCCGAGACGAGCTCGCGAGCGTGCTGGTCGACAAGATCGGCGACGTCGTAGAGGTCCACGACGATCAGTTCGAGCGCCCCCCCGAGACCCTGCGCGGCTCCGTACGCGAGGTGATCCGAGGCGCCTACAAGCTCCCCAACCGTTTGCTGCTCCTGCTCGACGTGCCGCGGTTCGTCGAGGGGTGCTGCTGA
- a CDS encoding methyl-accepting chemotaxis protein — translation MHVLVLGGGVLLLAAWVVGAVSAFNVHEDAAASAAIARQGALAQRYALEVFESPASADATIDALRASMSIATDVEVADAVDALVERGADMSQGASPERRLALTRAAQAVERAADRAASERMPSYAAVFLPALIAGGAALIGVIFFIFALRKLRGRLDIPAREVSGIAEALARGDLTARAVFTDPAFRSAGDALDGAIERFGGSVSSIRDSSRGLSQSSEELTAVSHQLASGAEETSTRASAVTSAAKGVSDNVQLVVAAAEQMNASVGEIARAAREASEIAGSAVDAAQSTNASVTRLGASSAEIGQVVKVITSIAEQTNLLALNATIEAARAGEAGKGFAVVANEVKELAKETSRATDDISRRIDTIQRDTTEAVKAIGRIDQVIQQVNEIQATIAAAVEEQSITTQEIQRNVAEAAQGSADIADSVAGLAEAARETSESASAIRIAARELSSMGVELQGLVGQFRVAGKSHSKVESRSSSASARGGFGYSNGNGSSAYGNGGIHPALADFDGPIIEM, via the coding sequence ATGCACGTGCTCGTGCTCGGTGGGGGTGTCCTCTTGCTCGCCGCGTGGGTCGTCGGCGCCGTGAGCGCGTTCAACGTCCACGAGGACGCGGCCGCGAGCGCGGCCATCGCCCGACAGGGCGCGCTCGCGCAGCGCTACGCGCTCGAGGTCTTCGAGAGCCCGGCGAGCGCGGACGCGACGATCGACGCGCTCCGGGCGTCGATGTCCATCGCGACGGATGTCGAGGTGGCCGACGCGGTCGACGCGCTCGTCGAGCGCGGCGCCGACATGAGCCAGGGGGCGTCGCCCGAGCGCCGCTTGGCGCTCACCCGCGCGGCGCAGGCCGTCGAGCGGGCCGCCGACCGGGCCGCGAGCGAGCGCATGCCGAGCTACGCGGCGGTCTTCCTGCCCGCCCTCATCGCGGGCGGCGCGGCCCTGATCGGCGTCATCTTCTTCATCTTCGCGCTCCGCAAGCTTCGCGGTCGCCTGGACATCCCCGCGCGCGAGGTCTCCGGCATCGCCGAGGCGCTCGCCCGCGGCGACCTCACCGCGCGGGCCGTCTTCACCGACCCCGCATTTCGCAGCGCCGGTGACGCGCTCGACGGCGCCATCGAGCGCTTCGGCGGCTCGGTCTCGTCCATCCGCGACAGCTCGCGCGGCCTCTCGCAGTCGTCGGAGGAGCTCACCGCGGTCAGCCACCAGCTGGCGAGCGGCGCCGAGGAGACCTCCACCCGCGCCAGCGCGGTGACCAGCGCCGCGAAGGGCGTCAGCGACAACGTGCAGCTCGTCGTCGCGGCGGCCGAACAGATGAACGCGAGCGTGGGTGAGATCGCGCGGGCGGCGCGCGAGGCGTCGGAGATCGCGGGCAGCGCGGTCGACGCGGCGCAGAGCACCAACGCGTCGGTCACCCGCCTCGGCGCGAGCAGCGCGGAGATCGGGCAGGTGGTCAAGGTGATCACGTCCATCGCGGAGCAGACCAACCTCCTGGCGCTGAACGCGACCATCGAGGCGGCGCGCGCGGGTGAGGCGGGCAAGGGCTTCGCCGTCGTGGCCAACGAGGTGAAGGAGCTGGCGAAGGAGACGAGCCGCGCCACCGACGACATCAGCCGGCGGATCGACACCATCCAGCGAGACACCACCGAGGCGGTGAAGGCCATCGGCCGCATCGACCAGGTCATTCAGCAGGTCAACGAGATCCAGGCGACGATCGCCGCGGCGGTCGAGGAGCAGTCGATCACCACCCAGGAGATCCAGCGCAACGTGGCCGAGGCCGCGCAGGGCAGCGCCGACATCGCGGACAGCGTCGCCGGCCTCGCCGAGGCGGCCCGCGAGACGAGCGAGAGCGCGAGCGCCATCCGGATCGCGGCGCGCGAGCTGTCGAGCATGGGCGTCGAGCTGCAGGGTCTGGTGGGTCAGTTCCGCGTCGCGGGCAAGAGCCACAGCAAGGTCGAGAGCCGGAGCTCGAGCGCGAGCGCGCGCGGCGGCTTCGGCTACTCGAACGGCAACGGGTCGAGCGCCTACGGCAACGGGGGCATCCACCCCGCGCTGGCGGACTTCGACGGCCCCATCATCGAGATGTGA
- the cheB gene encoding chemotaxis-specific protein-glutamate methyltransferase CheB has product MAKRILIADDSAVVRGFLVRLLEGDPRFELTGIAHDGQAAVERVRRGDFDAAILDVEMPRMNGLEALTVIRDIAPRLPVLMFSQHTERGARIAIDALARGAADYVTKPSARLRDLSTEKVTQDLLDKLHAVTQGTPPGTLVPTLRPRPPLRGQRPPEVIVLATSTGGPRALDIVLRGLPAWLPVPVLVVQHMPALFTRHLADRLDEVTPLRVMEAVDGRLIEPGTVYVAPGDRHLRVLRIGETRRLRVVDDAPVQGCRPSADVLFSSASDAWGKGVLAAVLTGMGRDGTAGSRRVVEGGGRVLAQDQSSSAVWGMPGQVVKEGLVEAVVPLDDMARALVARIITGQQRERIEDRASDGRR; this is encoded by the coding sequence GTGGCCAAGCGCATCCTGATCGCAGATGACAGCGCGGTCGTGCGGGGATTCCTCGTGCGGCTCCTCGAGGGAGATCCGCGCTTCGAGCTGACGGGCATCGCGCACGACGGCCAGGCCGCGGTCGAGCGGGTTCGGCGGGGAGACTTCGACGCCGCCATCCTCGACGTCGAGATGCCGCGCATGAACGGGCTCGAGGCCCTGACGGTGATCCGGGACATCGCGCCTCGCTTGCCGGTCCTGATGTTCAGCCAGCACACCGAGCGCGGCGCGCGCATCGCGATCGACGCGCTGGCCCGAGGCGCGGCCGACTACGTCACCAAGCCCTCCGCGCGGCTCCGAGATCTGAGCACCGAGAAGGTCACCCAGGACCTCCTCGACAAGCTCCATGCGGTGACGCAGGGGACGCCGCCCGGCACCCTCGTGCCGACGCTCCGGCCGCGCCCGCCGCTTCGGGGGCAGCGCCCACCGGAGGTCATCGTGCTGGCGACCTCCACCGGAGGCCCGCGCGCGCTCGACATCGTGCTCCGCGGTCTGCCGGCCTGGCTGCCCGTGCCGGTCCTGGTCGTGCAGCACATGCCGGCGCTCTTCACCCGGCACCTCGCCGACCGACTCGACGAGGTCACGCCGCTGCGCGTGATGGAGGCGGTGGACGGCAGGCTGATCGAGCCCGGCACGGTCTACGTGGCGCCGGGCGACCGACACCTGCGCGTCCTCCGCATCGGCGAGACGCGGCGCCTGCGCGTGGTGGACGACGCCCCGGTGCAGGGCTGTCGCCCCTCCGCTGACGTGCTCTTCAGCTCGGCGTCGGACGCGTGGGGCAAGGGCGTGCTCGCGGCGGTGCTGACCGGGATGGGCCGAGACGGAACGGCGGGCTCGCGCCGCGTGGTGGAGGGCGGGGGGCGCGTGCTCGCGCAGGACCAGAGCTCCTCCGCCGTGTGGGGCATGCCCGGCCAGGTGGTGAAGGAGGGCCTGGTCGAGGCGGTCGTGCCGCTGGACGACATGGCGCGCGCGCTGGTCGCCCGGATCATCACCGGCCAGCAGCGCGAGCGGATCGAAGACAGGGCCAGCGATGGACGACGCTGA
- a CDS encoding protein-glutamate O-methyltransferase CheR: protein MDDADVRKVREILFRRAGIELGDQRRYLVVERLGAMARELSYSSAAELVQRAPKEQLDEAVLEALTTHETSFFREPQVFEALRVHVLPRLIAAARPERRLSIWSAAASTGQEAYSLAMQIHACFPEVHGWNVRIHATDLSARVVSKIDSGVYSEWETRRGLPGHLHGRYLVRRGADWQVVPELRRWVRGSQLNLIDAWPSQLHSLDLVLVRNVLIYLHDGARWSILRRVRDVLKPKGRLVLGSSETRMRGTELFDAQRFGGALFHGPPGSEHDLDQTRPFHVRPELAAPRAPRRTQSSTSVTKTADLEEIARELRRSAEALKKVR from the coding sequence ATGGACGACGCTGACGTCCGGAAGGTCCGCGAGATCCTCTTCCGCCGCGCCGGGATCGAGCTGGGCGACCAGCGACGCTACCTGGTCGTGGAGCGCCTCGGCGCGATGGCCCGCGAGCTCTCGTACAGCAGCGCGGCCGAGCTCGTACAGAGGGCTCCGAAGGAGCAGCTCGACGAGGCCGTGCTCGAGGCGCTGACCACCCACGAGACCTCGTTCTTCCGGGAGCCCCAGGTGTTCGAGGCGCTCCGCGTGCACGTCCTGCCGCGCCTGATCGCGGCCGCCCGTCCGGAGCGGCGGCTGTCGATCTGGTCGGCCGCCGCGTCGACCGGGCAGGAGGCCTACAGCCTCGCGATGCAGATCCACGCGTGCTTCCCCGAGGTGCACGGCTGGAACGTGCGCATCCACGCGACGGATCTCTCCGCGCGCGTGGTCTCGAAGATCGACAGTGGCGTCTACAGCGAGTGGGAGACCCGACGCGGGCTCCCCGGTCATCTGCACGGGCGCTATCTGGTGCGCCGCGGCGCGGACTGGCAGGTCGTGCCCGAGCTCCGTCGCTGGGTGCGAGGCTCGCAGCTGAACCTCATCGACGCGTGGCCGAGTCAGCTGCACTCGCTCGATCTGGTCCTGGTCCGCAACGTCCTCATCTATCTGCACGACGGCGCGCGCTGGTCGATCCTCCGGCGCGTCCGGGACGTGCTGAAGCCGAAGGGGCGCCTCGTGCTCGGCAGCTCCGAGACGCGCATGCGCGGGACCGAGCTCTTCGACGCGCAGCGCTTCGGGGGCGCGCTCTTCCACGGGCCGCCCGGCTCCGAACACGACCTCGACCAGACGCGGCCCTTCCACGTCAGGCCCGAGCTCGCCGCGCCGCGCGCGCCGAGACGGACCCAGTCCTCGACGAGCGTCACGAAGACCGCCGACCTCGAGGAGATCGCGCGGGAGCTGCGACGAAGCGCCGAGGCGCTGAAGAAAGTGCGCTGA
- a CDS encoding MopE-related protein: MVSAFGDVDWALARFAQNQGSRTSCLNINSFECNTSGPFVTSYGNPQCNTGSALPTGSCPFDWEGTIPAACRPGSGGRAAMRTFTGGSPVVCTNYDGVCSIGGSGGDVLVGFPDMGAFAGMNNSYAILSWLDGQETNFVNTRTVGNFCNAATTGDCELRPEGPTPLAGLLNSVSSYISPVRASDPRAGCRPYSVILITDGAETCAGDPEAAATALRMNGILTYVVGLAVGGGARTQLNDIATAGGTDAGAPGGDTAFFADDPVTLSAGLSDIVRRSLRSEICNGADDDCDTLIDEGVANACGGCGPLSEVCNGADDDCDTLIDEGVANACGGCGAPPAEVCNRLDDDCDGIIDEDGSGGDVCAGCSPTAEICDNIDNDCDGTVDEGITRACGTSVGECSPGTQTCSAGTFGACVGATGPTMEVCDGLDNDCDGAIDGFSQPCGSSTGECSPGNRVCTSGSFGACVGGNGPSTELCDGLDNDCDGSTDEGDPGGGGMCGSSIGVCMPGTLRCMGGALTCTGGRGPDPSESCNSLDDDCDGATDESVATMGPCGSSTGECRQGVNTCVSGSFTCVGARGPTAEVCDGLDNDCDGPSDEGNPGGGASCGSAVGVCSPGTTVCTGGALTCSGSTGPSTETCNTLDDDCDGVVDEGNPGGGARCGATDVGACDFGAEACVGGGIVCIGATGPTMELCDGVDNDCDGMIDEGDPEGGGACGDDTGECMAGTLACTGGALVCMGGVGPTMEVCDGLDNDCDGVVDDGIPVGAPCGSDVGECVPGVNVCRGGAIVCEGEIPPETETCDNLDNDCDGMTDEGLGLGGPCGSSEGLCMPGTERCIGGRLVCEGEVGPTRESCDCSDNDCDGATDEAPSMGTLCPSGSTCVDCQCALPCQASEFGFTCPTGKAPRIEGDTCFCVADRCDEAACAAETVERDGDTLCGPDSADVANCVCKNNECTFACEGVTCAAGTVCDPNDPAGRCVEDSCRGLGCPDGQICNTGTGECDADPCEAVTCGSDEACRDGSCEATCAGVMCADGELCRAGTCETDPCAGVSCDGGEVCDPADGTCVEDMCADVTCPGGQVCQVGTGSCVDDPCVGLRCPAETVCEMGECVEDIPMMMEEDSGVDAGVDAGRPEDERDRVLAAGGCMCRVGATPTEGGTGYGWLLALGLLGVVVTRRRRRGRASRRRGAVDPRVPFVVAAVAAGLLLGGCDVDPFCLDCDEAVGDAGPDTGVADSGLRDTGVPDTGVDSGALDAGPDGCLEAELCNDLDDDCDGNVDEDFDLDTDTENCGACGSLCAPLGAFPACNAGVCEIDSCDVGRFDLDGDPSNGCEYRCLVESSDDAVCDLRDNDCDGTVDEDVDLMTDSMNCGACGRVCVFAHATGTCTAGACELDACDPDFFDVDGNPGNGCEYSCMPGSPATETCNVRDDDCDGTVDEGDPGGGGSCGMSTGACSTGTEACVGGTIVCMGATTPSTETCNGVDDDCDGTVDEGNPDGGRVCGTSAGTCEAGREQCMGGALVCVGAVGPDPSESCDGLDNDCDGTIDEGNPGGGGSCGIDTGECAFGTLTCSGGTLSCVGAVGASTETCNSRDDDCDGAVDEGNPGGGGSCGTDVGVCAPGTRQCMGGTLSCVGATGPRAGGELCNSLDDDCDGSIDEMNPEGGGACGVGTGACTQGMQVCAGGALQCMGGTGPALESCNSVDDDCDGATDEGFDFANDRNNCGSCGNVCSFANATAGCSASSCVILACNDGFVDRDGSSANGCEYACSFAGSEICNGRDDDCDGSTDESLTPPSSFCNPNGVCAGTTPSCGGMAGWQCTYPGTFEATETRCDGLDNDCDGAVDEPFPTVGNSCSNGSGICRRTGVVACTGDESGTFCTAPPAGMPAANESCNNVDDDCDGAIDEAIPVSAIPTVLMPRPGGGTFRMMQYEASRPDATSSSQGSVTTHACANANVLPWTNLTWTEARDACCALNPSGTCSGGSEWRLCDAPDWEAACEGPSSSCDWSYASSCGTSAPLTCNGEEFDSSSGTAGDQDALFPTASSTFPMCFTDWGGAGVIYDLSGNVKEWTNTAPAAGVHEIRGGSYNNVEPGRTCQFDFTVGDNSFAFPNTGFRCCRY; encoded by the coding sequence ATGGTCTCGGCGTTCGGCGACGTGGACTGGGCGCTCGCGCGCTTCGCGCAGAACCAGGGCTCCCGCACGTCCTGCCTCAACATCAACAGCTTCGAGTGCAACACCTCGGGCCCCTTCGTCACCTCGTACGGCAACCCTCAGTGCAACACCGGGAGCGCGTTGCCCACGGGGAGCTGCCCCTTCGACTGGGAGGGCACCATCCCCGCCGCGTGCCGGCCGGGCAGCGGCGGCCGCGCGGCGATGCGCACCTTCACGGGCGGCAGCCCGGTGGTCTGCACCAACTACGACGGCGTCTGCTCGATCGGCGGCAGCGGTGGCGACGTGCTGGTCGGCTTCCCGGACATGGGCGCCTTCGCCGGGATGAACAACTCCTACGCCATCCTCAGCTGGCTCGATGGGCAGGAGACGAACTTCGTCAACACGCGCACGGTGGGCAACTTCTGCAACGCGGCGACCACCGGTGACTGCGAGCTCCGCCCGGAGGGGCCGACGCCGCTCGCCGGGCTGCTCAACTCGGTGTCCTCCTACATCTCGCCCGTGCGCGCCTCCGACCCGCGCGCCGGCTGCCGCCCCTACAGCGTCATCCTCATCACCGACGGCGCCGAGACCTGCGCCGGCGACCCGGAGGCCGCGGCGACCGCGCTCCGCATGAACGGGATCCTGACCTACGTCGTCGGCCTCGCGGTCGGCGGCGGCGCGCGCACGCAGCTCAACGACATCGCCACCGCGGGCGGCACCGACGCGGGCGCGCCGGGCGGCGACACGGCGTTCTTCGCCGACGACCCGGTCACCCTCTCGGCCGGCCTGAGCGACATCGTGCGCCGCTCTCTTCGGAGCGAGATCTGCAACGGCGCGGACGACGACTGCGACACGCTGATCGACGAGGGCGTGGCGAACGCGTGCGGCGGCTGCGGACCGCTCAGCGAGGTCTGCAACGGCGCGGACGACGACTGCGACACGCTGATCGACGAGGGCGTGGCGAACGCATGCGGCGGCTGCGGCGCGCCGCCGGCCGAGGTGTGCAACCGCCTCGACGACGACTGCGACGGCATCATCGACGAGGACGGCAGCGGCGGCGACGTCTGCGCTGGCTGCTCCCCGACGGCCGAGATCTGCGACAACATCGACAACGACTGCGACGGCACCGTCGACGAGGGCATCACCCGCGCCTGCGGCACCTCGGTCGGCGAGTGCAGCCCCGGCACCCAGACCTGCTCGGCGGGCACCTTCGGCGCCTGCGTCGGCGCGACCGGCCCGACGATGGAGGTCTGCGACGGCCTCGACAACGACTGTGACGGCGCCATAGACGGCTTCAGCCAGCCGTGCGGCAGCAGCACCGGCGAGTGCTCCCCGGGCAACCGGGTCTGCACCTCGGGGAGCTTCGGCGCGTGCGTGGGCGGGAACGGCCCGTCGACCGAGCTCTGCGACGGCCTCGACAACGACTGCGACGGCTCGACCGACGAGGGCGACCCCGGCGGCGGCGGCATGTGCGGCTCCTCCATCGGCGTCTGCATGCCCGGCACGCTCCGCTGCATGGGCGGCGCGCTCACCTGCACCGGCGGCCGCGGCCCGGACCCGAGCGAGAGCTGCAACTCCCTCGACGACGACTGCGACGGCGCCACCGACGAGTCCGTCGCCACGATGGGCCCCTGCGGGAGCAGCACGGGCGAGTGTCGTCAGGGCGTCAACACCTGCGTGAGCGGCAGCTTCACCTGCGTGGGCGCGCGCGGCCCGACGGCCGAGGTCTGCGACGGGCTCGACAACGACTGCGACGGCCCCTCCGACGAGGGCAACCCGGGCGGCGGCGCGAGCTGCGGCAGCGCGGTCGGCGTCTGCTCGCCGGGCACGACGGTGTGCACGGGCGGCGCGCTCACGTGCAGCGGCTCGACCGGGCCTTCCACCGAGACGTGCAACACGCTCGACGACGACTGCGACGGCGTGGTCGACGAGGGCAACCCGGGCGGCGGCGCGCGCTGCGGCGCGACGGACGTCGGCGCGTGCGACTTCGGCGCGGAGGCCTGCGTGGGCGGCGGCATCGTCTGCATCGGCGCCACCGGCCCGACGATGGAGCTCTGCGACGGAGTCGACAACGACTGCGACGGCATGATCGACGAGGGCGACCCCGAGGGCGGCGGCGCCTGCGGCGACGACACCGGCGAGTGCATGGCCGGCACGCTGGCCTGCACGGGCGGCGCGCTCGTCTGCATGGGCGGCGTCGGGCCGACGATGGAGGTGTGCGACGGGCTCGACAACGACTGCGACGGCGTGGTCGACGACGGCATCCCCGTGGGCGCGCCTTGCGGCAGCGACGTCGGCGAGTGCGTGCCCGGCGTCAACGTGTGCCGCGGCGGCGCCATCGTCTGCGAGGGCGAGATCCCGCCCGAGACGGAGACCTGCGACAACCTCGACAACGACTGCGACGGGATGACCGACGAGGGCCTCGGCCTCGGCGGCCCGTGCGGCTCGAGCGAGGGGCTCTGCATGCCGGGCACCGAGCGCTGCATCGGCGGGCGGCTCGTGTGTGAGGGCGAGGTCGGGCCGACGCGCGAGAGCTGCGACTGCTCGGACAACGACTGCGACGGCGCCACCGACGAGGCGCCGAGCATGGGCACGCTCTGCCCGAGCGGCTCGACCTGCGTGGACTGCCAGTGCGCGCTGCCGTGTCAGGCGAGCGAGTTCGGCTTTACCTGCCCGACCGGCAAGGCGCCCCGCATCGAGGGGGACACCTGCTTCTGCGTCGCGGACCGCTGCGACGAGGCGGCCTGCGCGGCGGAGACGGTCGAGCGCGACGGGGACACCCTGTGCGGGCCGGACAGCGCGGACGTCGCGAACTGCGTCTGCAAGAACAACGAGTGCACCTTCGCCTGCGAGGGCGTGACCTGCGCGGCGGGCACCGTGTGTGACCCGAACGACCCGGCGGGCCGCTGCGTCGAGGACAGCTGCCGCGGGCTGGGCTGTCCGGACGGACAGATCTGCAACACGGGCACGGGCGAGTGCGACGCCGATCCCTGCGAGGCGGTGACGTGCGGCTCCGACGAGGCGTGCCGCGACGGAAGCTGCGAGGCGACCTGCGCCGGCGTGATGTGCGCGGACGGCGAGCTCTGCCGGGCGGGCACCTGCGAGACCGATCCCTGCGCGGGCGTGAGCTGCGACGGGGGCGAGGTCTGCGACCCGGCCGACGGCACGTGCGTCGAGGACATGTGCGCCGACGTCACCTGCCCCGGCGGTCAGGTCTGCCAGGTCGGCACCGGGAGCTGCGTGGACGACCCGTGCGTCGGCCTGCGCTGCCCGGCGGAGACGGTCTGCGAGATGGGCGAGTGCGTCGAGGACATCCCCATGATGATGGAGGAGGACTCGGGCGTGGACGCCGGCGTCGACGCGGGTCGGCCCGAGGACGAGCGCGACCGCGTGCTCGCCGCGGGCGGCTGCATGTGCCGCGTGGGCGCGACGCCGACCGAGGGCGGGACCGGCTACGGCTGGCTGCTGGCGCTCGGTCTCCTCGGCGTGGTCGTGACGCGGCGCCGCAGGCGGGGGCGCGCCTCCAGGCGCAGGGGGGCGGTCGACCCGCGCGTCCCTTTCGTCGTGGCCGCGGTGGCGGCCGGCCTCCTGCTCGGCGGCTGTGACGTAGACCCCTTCTGTCTCGACTGCGACGAGGCGGTGGGCGACGCCGGCCCCGACACCGGCGTGGCCGACAGCGGCCTGCGGGACACCGGCGTCCCCGACACGGGCGTGGACTCGGGCGCGCTCGACGCGGGCCCGGACGGCTGCCTCGAGGCGGAGCTCTGCAACGACCTGGACGACGACTGCGACGGCAACGTGGACGAGGACTTCGACCTCGACACGGACACCGAGAACTGCGGCGCGTGCGGCAGCCTCTGCGCGCCCCTCGGCGCCTTCCCGGCCTGCAACGCGGGCGTGTGCGAGATCGACAGCTGCGACGTCGGCCGCTTCGACCTCGACGGCGACCCCTCCAACGGCTGCGAGTATCGCTGCCTGGTGGAGTCGAGCGACGACGCGGTCTGTGATCTGCGCGACAACGACTGCGACGGCACCGTCGACGAGGACGTCGACCTGATGACCGACTCGATGAACTGCGGCGCGTGCGGGCGGGTCTGCGTCTTCGCCCACGCGACGGGCACCTGCACGGCGGGAGCCTGCGAGCTCGACGCCTGCGACCCGGACTTCTTCGACGTGGACGGCAACCCCGGCAACGGCTGCGAGTACAGCTGCATGCCGGGCTCGCCCGCCACCGAGACCTGCAACGTGCGCGACGACGACTGCGACGGCACCGTCGACGAGGGCGACCCGGGCGGCGGCGGCAGCTGCGGCATGTCGACGGGCGCGTGCTCGACCGGCACCGAGGCCTGCGTGGGCGGGACGATCGTGTGCATGGGCGCGACCACGCCCTCGACCGAGACCTGCAACGGCGTCGACGACGACTGCGACGGCACCGTCGACGAGGGCAACCCCGACGGCGGCCGTGTGTGTGGCACCTCGGCGGGCACCTGCGAGGCGGGGCGCGAGCAGTGCATGGGCGGCGCGCTGGTGTGCGTCGGCGCGGTGGGCCCGGACCCGAGCGAGAGCTGCGACGGGCTCGACAACGACTGCGACGGGACCATCGACGAGGGCAACCCGGGCGGCGGCGGCAGCTGCGGCATCGACACGGGGGAGTGCGCCTTCGGGACCCTGACCTGCTCCGGCGGCACGCTGAGCTGCGTGGGCGCGGTGGGGGCTTCGACCGAGACCTGCAACTCGCGCGACGACGACTGCGACGGCGCGGTCGACGAGGGCAACCCGGGCGGCGGCGGCAGCTGCGGCACCGACGTCGGCGTCTGCGCGCCCGGCACGCGGCAGTGCATGGGCGGGACGCTGAGCTGCGTGGGCGCGACGGGACCCCGCGCGGGGGGCGAGCTCTGCAACAGCCTCGACGACGACTGCGACGGGAGCATCGACGAGATGAACCCCGAGGGCGGCGGCGCCTGCGGCGTCGGGACCGGCGCGTGCACCCAGGGCATGCAGGTCTGCGCGGGCGGCGCGCTCCAGTGCATGGGCGGCACGGGCCCCGCGCTCGAGAGCTGCAACTCCGTCGACGACGACTGCGACGGCGCGACCGACGAGGGCTTCGACTTCGCCAACGATCGCAACAACTGCGGCAGCTGCGGCAACGTCTGCTCGTTCGCGAACGCGACCGCGGGGTGCAGCGCGTCGAGCTGCGTGATCCTCGCCTGCAACGACGGCTTCGTGGACCGGGACGGCAGCTCGGCCAACGGCTGCGAGTACGCCTGCAGCTTCGCGGGCTCGGAGATCTGCAACGGCCGCGACGACGACTGCGACGGCTCCACCGACGAGTCGCTCACGCCGCCGAGCAGCTTCTGCAACCCGAACGGGGTCTGCGCCGGGACCACGCCCAGCTGCGGCGGCATGGCGGGCTGGCAGTGCACCTACCCGGGCACCTTCGAGGCGACCGAGACGCGCTGCGACGGGCTCGACAACGACTGCGACGGCGCGGTGGACGAGCCCTTCCCCACCGTGGGCAACAGCTGCAGCAACGGCAGCGGCATCTGCCGGCGGACCGGCGTCGTGGCCTGCACCGGAGACGAGAGCGGCACGTTCTGCACCGCGCCCCCGGCGGGCATGCCCGCGGCCAACGAGTCCTGCAACAACGTCGACGACGACTGCGACGGAGCGATCGACGAGGCCATCCCGGTCAGCGCGATCCCGACCGTGCTCATGCCGCGCCCGGGCGGCGGCACCTTCCGCATGATGCAGTACGAGGCGAGCCGCCCCGACGCGACCAGCTCGAGCCAGGGCAGCGTCACCACGCACGCGTGCGCGAACGCCAACGTGTTGCCGTGGACGAACCTGACCTGGACGGAGGCGCGCGACGCGTGCTGCGCCCTGAACCCCAGCGGCACCTGCAGCGGCGGCTCGGAGTGGCGGCTCTGCGACGCGCCCGACTGGGAGGCGGCGTGCGAGGGCCCGTCTTCGAGCTGCGACTGGAGCTACGCGTCGAGCTGCGGCACGAGCGCGCCGTTGACCTGCAACGGCGAGGAGTTCGACTCGAGCAGCGGCACCGCTGGAGATCAGGACGCGCTCTTCCCGACCGCGTCGAGCACCTTCCCGATGTGCTTCACCGACTGGGGCGGCGCGGGCGTCATCTACGACCTCAGCGGCAACGTCAAGGAGTGGACCAACACGGCGCCGGCCGCGGGCGTGCACGAGATCCGCGGTGGGTCGTACAACAACGTGGAGCCGGGTCGGACGTGCCAGTTCGACTTCACGGTCGGCGACAACTCGTTCGCCTTCCCCAACACCGGGTTCCGCTGCTGCCGGTACTGA